TGGATATTGAACAGCGCTTGTTGCCGATCCGTATTCCTATATTAAAGGGGCTATTAGGCCATCGAATTTTTATTATTCGAGATGGAGAACAGCATCGATTTTCAGGTATTGGTTCTTTCAGTGATTTAACCCGTTTTAAGGCCGGTCAGGGCAAATTTTGGTCAGATACTAAGATATTATTAAGTGCCGGCATTCCGACCGTCGCCACCAATAAATACAATAATTTATTTTATATGCTCGAAGGTGGGCGCTTTGATTATTTCCCGCGGGCTGTGCATGAGCCTTTTTCTGAAATATCGTCGCGCCGCGAATTAAATTTAGCGGTTGAGCCAGATATCATGTTGGTTTATCCGTTGCCATTGTATTTATTTGTGGGGCAGCAGAACACTGAATTGGCGCAAGACATACACACATTGCTTGAAACTGCGATTGCAGACGGTAGTTTTGATGAGTTCTTTTTTTCTTATCCTCTAATTGTGGAATTACTGAAAAAAGCTAACTTGAAAAATAGAAAAGTGTTTCGAGTTGACAATCCACACTTACCGGCGGAAACACCGTTGCAACGTAAAGAGTTTTGGCTTGATATTAATAAAATTACCATTTAATTCGCTCACCCTTTAGTCAAAGTGATCAGGTTTTAGGGGAAGCTGTCGAGCTTCGAGACCCCATGAGCATATGCTCGATTATGTGATTGGGGCGAGTAAGCAATGACAATGAACCATAAGACCTGAGCGAGAAGACTAAGAAGCTTTTAGGGCCTACGTTACCAATACAAACGCTTGGTTTTAGCAAACATAATGCTTATTTCAGGCGTTCTTTCTAACTGCAACAGTTCTAAAATTTTATCCTGCGCTTGACGATAGGCTTCATCAAACTTTTTGCCTTTTAACATGATCTCGGTGCGTTTTTGTCCTTGATCTGGCGTCGTTACTTGAATAGATAAACATTCATAACTGGCTCGATTAGGACGATTACGTGTTAAACGTTTTAACCCTCGGACACTGCCATCTTCTTTAAATATGCGATTAATAGGCAAAGACTGGCGCAGATGACGGAATTTACGTTTTTCACGTAATTCTTGTTCATAAGCCCGAGCGGCCGCTTCGTCTTCTAATTTGAAATAGGTTTGAATACCCAGCACTTTATCTTGCACTCGGATACGTTGTGGGTTTTGTTTATTAGGGTGATACATTAATGTCATGGATACGAAACCTAGGCTGCGATTTTATCGTTGATTCATCATTTACTTGTTATTCCCTAACAGCAGCATTTAAAACACTTATCTATTTTCATTACTCAGTATTGAAGCCGCGCTAACCATCTATATCAGTAAAGAATGATAAGCCTTTCTTCTGTATGGGAGGCTTGGCTTACAAACATGGCAAGCATTAAGATTTCGATGGAAAGTCACTGAATAAATACCAACTCTTTAAAAAATCCTAAAAGAGCTTGTTTAATATTATAACGCTAAATGAAATAGGCAAAATAAATTTTACTTATTTTGCCTATTTATTGGTTGGATTAGTTTAAAACTGCTCTCATTTGGCTGAAATAGCCCCTAGATTTAAGGATTTAAACTAGCTAATTTGTATTTCGGTTGGCTAACATGCCAGTTTTGTTGGCGCAGTTTATTTAATATTTTACTCAGTTGCTTGGCATCCCATGCAGTAGGCGTTTTCGCAAACTGGCAGGCGTGCATTTGTTCTAAAGCTATTCTCAGTTCCTTATTATCAAATGCCGTGATTGCTTGATGTAAGGTTTTGATACCGTCACGTTTGAGTGATGCTGCTGCCCAAACTGGCAATAAAACTTGTATTTGCTGGCGCTCTGACGCTTTTAACGCTTTGCTTAAACGCCCCCAAGCCAGTTTTTCTGAGTTGCCTTCCATATTACTCGCACTGGTTTTTTTCGGCCCACGTTGTTGCCATATCATGCCCAATATGACCAATGTTGTGAGTAGCCATAGGCCAGCAAATAAGCTAGTTAAGTAGCCCCATGCCCAAGGATTGTCTTGATATTCAATCTGCGTGGCTGGTTGGCTGCTATTAGTGTCTTGATTAATCACGCTAGGTAAGGTGGTGGGGGCCGCCGTGGTTTGCGTCACTTGCGCAGCTTTAACCGTAATAGTGCGAGCCGCTAATTTGGCTGTTTCTATTTTTTCGGTTTTGGTATTCCACCATTGCACGCTAACTTCAGGCAACGTCACTTGGCCTGGTTTATTAGGAATAACCGCCATGCTTTCAATGCGCTGGGCGATAATATCATTGCCTCGCACGCCAGTGTGAGTCTCAGCTTGGTCAGGGTACACTTTCACATCATTACCGTGATTCATTTGCAATTCTGGTAGTAATTCAGCGGTGACGCCAAGCGCGGTTAATGTAATTGTGCGAGTAATAGGTTCACCTACGACAAAGCCTGTTTGTGGTGTCACTTCGTCAAATAGTTGAACCATTTCTGATGGTAGCCAATGCCCTTGATAAGTGGTTGGGATAGGTTTCACCACTAAATCGATATCATCACCCAGTTGAGTTACACGTTGCGTTTGATTGCGGGCAAAAAATGAATTACGGCGGCTTTGTCCCACGACAATATCACCACTAAAAATAGGCGAGGTTAGCGTAAAGTCGCCACTGCGTTGCGGAGTTACCGCGTACTCGCGTTCAATAACTCGGTAGCGTCGGCCATTACGTAGTTGCTCGGTTTCTTTGTCTTGGCCTATTTGTTCGACAATTGCCCCTTCTAACTCAGGCTGGGTTAAGCTACCTCGCTCCAAATTGACGGCATAAAGTAAACGAACCTTGTAATGCACTTGTTGATGTAACCAAACCGTTTTATCTGAAACTGAAGTTTCTACTATGATGTCTTGGCTTTGGCCATCGGATTTTGTTTCGACGACTTGCAGTTGAATTGGCTTAGAAAATCCGCCTGCTACTTCAATCGCAGGTATGGTTAACGTACCTAAACGCTTTGCTAATAATTGAATGGTAAAGCGAGTAATGCGCGTTGTCGTGCCATTAATTGTGCGCGTTTCGGTACTGGTGTTGTTGCCAAGTATGCGAAAGTCTTGATTGAGTGGTGCTAAATTGAGTGCATTAGCACTGACATGTTCATTGACTGCGACCGTTAGCGTGACCGCCTCTTTTTGCATTATGGGGTTGCGATCGACTGATGCAATCACAGTTGGCGCAGCATAACTACTAGCGCTAATTAGGCTAAAAATACAGAGTAAGCTAGTGGTGAATTGCGAATAAAATCGGCTTACCATGATTGATTGGCTCCTGTCGGTGGTTGAAAGCGTTTACGCTGTCTGGCTTCAAGTTGCATTTTACGACGTAATAAAAACGCAGGGTCATCTTCAACCTTGTTTAATAACTTTTGAATAACTTGTTGTTGCTCTTGGTTGGCGCGTTCTTCTTCAGTTAATTCACGCGCTTGAGCTTGTTGCTCAGCATTTTGTTCTTCAGCACTTTCTTCTTGTGCTTGTTGAGCTTGCTGTTCTTCAGATTGTTCTTCTTCGCTTTCTTCGCCAGCGGACTGTTGAGCCTGTTGCTCTTGCTCGCTTTGCTCGGCGCTGTCTTCATTGGATTGGCTGTCTTGCTGTTCGCCTTGCTGTTGATCGTTTTGTGCCTGCTGGTTTTGGCTTTGCTGACCGTCTTGTTGTTCCGAGTTTTGTTGCTGATCCTGCTGGCCGTTTTGCTGACCTTCTTGTTGATCAGAATTTTGCTGATCTTGCTCGCCATTTTGCTCTTGGTTTTCGCCGTTTTGCTGTTGTTGCTTTTGCTGCTGTTTAAGCTGTTCGGCTAACGCTTTGTTATCTTTGGCTTGCTGAAAATCAGGACGTTGTTGCAAGGCTTCGTCATAAGCCTGAATGGCTTCGTCTAACTTACCTAAATTTGCTAGCGCATTGCCTTTGTTGTACAAGGAATCCGGATCCTTGTAATCGGCCAAGGTTTGAGCTGCGGCTTCGTAATTACCTTGTTTAAACTGGCTTGCGGCTTGCCATTTTGCATCTTCAAACAATTGTGCGGCACTTGAGTAGTCTTGGTTGGCAAACGCTTGCTGGCCTTGTTGGTCACGGGTTTGCCAAAGGTCATTCCACCAACTGGTTTCGACGGTGGCTGGAGGTTGATTGCCTTCACTGTCTTCATTCCTTTCTCCACCCGTTTCTTCATTGGGTATTGCCGCGGGTGCAGTGGTTGGTGTTTGATTAGCCATGACCTCGCTAGCAGGCTGCAAAATCAGTAGGA
This genomic window from Saccharobesus litoralis contains:
- a CDS encoding diguanylate cyclase encodes the protein MKVISKLSIAILTVMLSLSCNAKTPIIYLNVDEPKDKYHTDLLKFLFKDSTKYELVPNSGPLTESRQHAELNSGELTVAAFAAGVDIEQRLLPIRIPILKGLLGHRIFIIRDGEQHRFSGIGSFSDLTRFKAGQGKFWSDTKILLSAGIPTVATNKYNNLFYMLEGGRFDYFPRAVHEPFSEISSRRELNLAVEPDIMLVYPLPLYLFVGQQNTELAQDIHTLLETAIADGSFDEFFFSYPLIVELLKKANLKNRKVFRVDNPHLPAETPLQRKEFWLDINKITI
- a CDS encoding BatD family protein, whose translation is MVSRFYSQFTTSLLCIFSLISASSYAAPTVIASVDRNPIMQKEAVTLTVAVNEHVSANALNLAPLNQDFRILGNNTSTETRTINGTTTRITRFTIQLLAKRLGTLTIPAIEVAGGFSKPIQLQVVETKSDGQSQDIIVETSVSDKTVWLHQQVHYKVRLLYAVNLERGSLTQPELEGAIVEQIGQDKETEQLRNGRRYRVIEREYAVTPQRSGDFTLTSPIFSGDIVVGQSRRNSFFARNQTQRVTQLGDDIDLVVKPIPTTYQGHWLPSEMVQLFDEVTPQTGFVVGEPITRTITLTALGVTAELLPELQMNHGNDVKVYPDQAETHTGVRGNDIIAQRIESMAVIPNKPGQVTLPEVSVQWWNTKTEKIETAKLAARTITVKAAQVTQTTAAPTTLPSVINQDTNSSQPATQIEYQDNPWAWGYLTSLFAGLWLLTTLVILGMIWQQRGPKKTSASNMEGNSEKLAWGRLSKALKASERQQIQVLLPVWAAASLKRDGIKTLHQAITAFDNKELRIALEQMHACQFAKTPTAWDAKQLSKILNKLRQQNWHVSQPKYKLASLNP